A window of the Physeter macrocephalus isolate SW-GA chromosome 7, ASM283717v5, whole genome shotgun sequence genome harbors these coding sequences:
- the EXOSC9 gene encoding exosome complex component RRP45 isoform X2, producing the protein MAAPAFEPGRQSDLLVKLNRLLERCLRNSKCIDTESLCVVAGEKVWQIRVDLHLLNHDGNIIDAASIAAIVALCHFRRPDVSVQGDEVTLYTLEERDPVPLSIHHMPICVSFAFFQQGTYLLVDPNEREERVMDGLLVIAMNKHREICTIQSSCGIMLLKDQVLRCSKIAGVKVAEITELIQKALENDQKVRKEGGKFGFAESIANQRITAFRMEKAPIDTSDVEEKAEEIISEAEPPSEVVSKPVLWTPGTAQIGEGIENSWGDLEDSEKEDEDEGGSDEAIILDSIKMDTGEVSNIGSQDAPIVLSDSEEEEMIILEPDKNRKKIRTQTISATQVKAPSKKPVKKRKKKRAAN; encoded by the exons ATGGCTGCCCCAGCTTTTGAACCTGGCAG GCAGTCAGATCTCTTGGTGAAGTTGAATCGCCTCTTGGAAAGATGTCTAAGAAATTCGAAGTGTATAGACACTGAATCTCTCTGTGTTGTTGCTGGTGAAAAG GTTTGGCAAATACGCGTGGACCTACATTTGTTAAATCATGATGGAAACATTATTGATGCTGCCAGCATTGCTGCAATTGTAGCCTTATGTCACTTCCGAAGGCCTGATGTCTCTGTCCAAGGAGATGAAGTAACACTG tATACACTTGAAGAACGTGATCCTGTACCATTGAGCATCCACCACATGCCCATTTGTGTCAGTTTTGCCTTCTTCCAGCAAGG AACATATTTATTGGTGGATCCCAATGAACGAGAAGAACGTGTCATGGATGGCTTGCTGGTGATTGCCATGAATAAGCATCGAGAGATTTGTACCATCCAATCCAGTTGTGGGATAATGCTGCTAAAAGATCAA GTTTTGAGATGTAGTAAAATAGCTGGTGTGAAGGTAGCAGAAATTACAGAGCTAATACAGAAAGCTTTGGAGAACGACCAGAAAGTTAg GAAAGAAGGTGGAAAGTTTGGCTTTGCAGAATCTATAGCAAATCAAAGGATCACAGCATTTAGAATGGAAAAGGCCCCTATTGATACCTCCGATGTAGAGGAGAAAGCAGAAGAAATCATCTCTGAAGCTGAACCTCCTTCAGAAGT GGTTTCGAAACCTGTGCTGTGGACTCCTGGAACCGCCCAAATTGGAGAGGGAATAGAAAACTCCTGGGGTGATCTTGAAGACTCTGAGAAGGAAGACGAAGATGAAGGTGGCAGTGATGAAGCTATTATTCTTGATAGTATAAAAATGGACACGGGAGAAGTCTCTAATATTGGAAGCCAAG atgCCCCTATAGTGCTCTCAGAcagtgaagaagaagaaatgatcaTTTTAGAGCCAGATAAGAATCGGAAGAAAATAAG AACACAGACCATCAGTGCAACACAAGTAAAAGCACCAAGTAAAAAgccagtgaaaaagagaaaaaagaagagagctgcTAATTAA
- the CCNA2 gene encoding cyclin-A2, whose amino-acid sequence MLGSSAPGPAAREAGSALLTLQQTALQEDQENINPEKAAPTQQSRTRAGLAVLKAGNSRGPAPQQRPKTRRVAPLKDLPINDEHVTVPPWKANSQQPAFTIHVDEAEEETQKRPVESKKPESEDVLAFNSAVTLPGPRKPLVPLDYPMDGSFESPHTMDMSIVLEDEKPVSVNEVPDYHEDIHTYLREMEVKCKPKVGYMKKQPDITNSMRAILVDWLVEVGEEYKLQNETLHLAVNYIDRFLSSMSVLRGKLQLVGTAAMLLASKFEEIYPPEVAEFVYITDDTYTKKQVLRMEHLVLKVLAFDLAAPTINQFLTQYFLHQQSANCKVESLAMFLGELSLIDADPYLKYLPSVIAAAAFHLALYTVTGQSWPESLVQKTGYTLETLKPCLTDLHQTYLRAPRHAQQSIREKYKNSKYHGVSLLNPPETLNV is encoded by the exons ATGTTGGGCAGCTCCGCGCCCGGGCCTGCGGCCCGCGAGGCAGGCTCGGCGCTGTTAACATTGCAGCAGACGGCGCTCCAGGAGGACCAGGAGAACATCAACCCCGAGAAGGCGGCGCCCACCCAGCAGTCCCGGACCCGCGCTGGGCTGGCGGTACTGAAGGCCGGGAATTCGCGGGGACCAGCGCCGCAGCAGAGGCCTAAGACGCGACGG gttgCACCTCTTAAGGATCTTCCTATAAATGATGAGCATGTCACCGTTCCTCCCTGGAAAGCAAACAGTCAACAGCCTGCATTTACCATTCATGTGGATGAAGCAGAAGAAGAGACTCAAAAGAGGCCAGTTGAATCTAAAAAACCAGAAAGTGAAGATGTCTTGGCTTTTAATTCAGCTGTTACTTTACCAGGACCAAGAAAACCACTGGTACCTCTTGATTACCCAATGGATGGTAGTTTTG AGTCACCACATACTATGGATATGTCAATTGTATTGGAAGATGAAAAGCCAGTGAGTGTTAATGAAGTGCCAGACTACCATGAGGACATTCACACATACCTTAGGGAAATGGAG GTTAAATGTAAGCCTAAAGTGGGTTACATGAAGAAACAGCCAGACATTACTAACAGTATGAGGGCTATCCTCGTGGACTGGTTAGTTGAAGTAGGAGAAGAATATAAACTACAGAATGAGACCCTGCATTTGGCTGTGAACTACATTGATAGGTTTCTTTCATCGATGTCTGTGTTGAGAGGAAAACTTCAGCTTGTGGGCACTGCTGCTATGCTGTTAGCCTC AAAGTTTGAAGAAATATACCCCCCAGAAGTAGCAGAGTTTGTATACATTACAGATGACACTTATACCAAGAAACAAGTTCTGAGAATGGAGCACCTAGTTTTGAAAGTCCTTGCTTTTGACTTAGCTGCACCAACAATAAATCAGTTTCTTACCCAGTACTTTCTGCACCAGCAGTCTGCAAACTGCAAAGTTGAAAGTTTAGCAATG TTTTTGGGAGAGTTAAGTTTGATAGATGCTGACCCATATCTAAAGTATTTGCCATCAGTTATCGCCGCAGCAGCCTTTCATTTAGCACTCTACACTGTCACGGGACAAAGCTGG CCTGAATCATTAGTACAAAAGACTGGATATACGCTGGAAACTCTAAAGCCTTGTCTCACGGACCTTCACCAGACCTACCTCAGAGCTCCGCGGCATGCACAACAGTCAATAAGAGAAAAGTACAAAAACTCAAA GTATCACGGTGTTTCTCTCCTCAACCCACCAGAGACACTAAATGTGTAA
- the EXOSC9 gene encoding exosome complex component RRP45 isoform X1, with translation MKETPLSNCERRFLLRAIEEKKRLDGRQTYDYRNIKISFGTDYGCCIVELGKTRVLGQVSCELVSPKLNRATEGILFFNLELSQMAAPAFEPGRQSDLLVKLNRLLERCLRNSKCIDTESLCVVAGEKVWQIRVDLHLLNHDGNIIDAASIAAIVALCHFRRPDVSVQGDEVTLYTLEERDPVPLSIHHMPICVSFAFFQQGTYLLVDPNEREERVMDGLLVIAMNKHREICTIQSSCGIMLLKDQVLRCSKIAGVKVAEITELIQKALENDQKVRKEGGKFGFAESIANQRITAFRMEKAPIDTSDVEEKAEEIISEAEPPSEVVSKPVLWTPGTAQIGEGIENSWGDLEDSEKEDEDEGGSDEAIILDSIKMDTGEVSNIGSQDAPIVLSDSEEEEMIILEPDKNRKKIRTQTISATQVKAPSKKPVKKRKKKRAAN, from the exons ATGAAGGAGACGCCACTCTCAAACTGCGAGCGCCGCTTTCTACTCCGCGCCATCGAAGAGAAAAAG CGGCTGGATGGCAGACAAACCTATGATTATAGGAACATCAAGATCTCATTTGGAACAGATTATGGGTGCTGCATTGTGGAACTTGGAAAAACAAG AGTTCTTGGACAGGTTTCCTGTGAACTTGTTTCTCCAAAACTCAATAGGGCAACagaaggtattcttttttttaaccttgaacTCTCTCAGATGGCTGCCCCAGCTTTTGAACCTGGCAG GCAGTCAGATCTCTTGGTGAAGTTGAATCGCCTCTTGGAAAGATGTCTAAGAAATTCGAAGTGTATAGACACTGAATCTCTCTGTGTTGTTGCTGGTGAAAAG GTTTGGCAAATACGCGTGGACCTACATTTGTTAAATCATGATGGAAACATTATTGATGCTGCCAGCATTGCTGCAATTGTAGCCTTATGTCACTTCCGAAGGCCTGATGTCTCTGTCCAAGGAGATGAAGTAACACTG tATACACTTGAAGAACGTGATCCTGTACCATTGAGCATCCACCACATGCCCATTTGTGTCAGTTTTGCCTTCTTCCAGCAAGG AACATATTTATTGGTGGATCCCAATGAACGAGAAGAACGTGTCATGGATGGCTTGCTGGTGATTGCCATGAATAAGCATCGAGAGATTTGTACCATCCAATCCAGTTGTGGGATAATGCTGCTAAAAGATCAA GTTTTGAGATGTAGTAAAATAGCTGGTGTGAAGGTAGCAGAAATTACAGAGCTAATACAGAAAGCTTTGGAGAACGACCAGAAAGTTAg GAAAGAAGGTGGAAAGTTTGGCTTTGCAGAATCTATAGCAAATCAAAGGATCACAGCATTTAGAATGGAAAAGGCCCCTATTGATACCTCCGATGTAGAGGAGAAAGCAGAAGAAATCATCTCTGAAGCTGAACCTCCTTCAGAAGT GGTTTCGAAACCTGTGCTGTGGACTCCTGGAACCGCCCAAATTGGAGAGGGAATAGAAAACTCCTGGGGTGATCTTGAAGACTCTGAGAAGGAAGACGAAGATGAAGGTGGCAGTGATGAAGCTATTATTCTTGATAGTATAAAAATGGACACGGGAGAAGTCTCTAATATTGGAAGCCAAG atgCCCCTATAGTGCTCTCAGAcagtgaagaagaagaaatgatcaTTTTAGAGCCAGATAAGAATCGGAAGAAAATAAG AACACAGACCATCAGTGCAACACAAGTAAAAGCACCAAGTAAAAAgccagtgaaaaagagaaaaaagaagagagctgcTAATTAA